The genomic segment GTCGAGCTCGAGCGCGCGAAGGCCGATCTCGCGCGCGGCTTCGTTGACGCGGCCGTCGACGTGCTCGTCGCGAAATCGCTCGCCGCGCTGAAGAAGACGCGGCTCAAGCGGCTCGTCGTCGCGGGCGGCGTCGGCGCGAACCGGCAACTGCGCGCGGCGCTGTCGGCCGCCGCCGGCAAGCGCGGCTTCGACGTTCATTATCCCGACCTCGCGCTCTGCACCGACAACGGCGCGATGATCGCGCTCGCGGGCGCGCTGCGGCTCGCGCGCTGGCCGTCGCAGGCGAGCCGCGACTACGCGTTCACGGTGAAGCCGCGCTGGGATCTGGCGTCGCTCGCGCGATAACGCGCGCACGTCGTCCGCCATCCCAAAACGAAAAGGGCCGTTCGAATCGAACGGCCCTTTTCGCATCCGGCGGCAAGCACCGCACGACGCTCACGCGCCTCGCCGCTTGTCGCGCTCGATCAGCGCATACGCGCTGTGATTGTGGATCGACTCGAAGTTCTCCGCCTCGAGCACATACGCGACGATCCGCTCATCGGCGTCGAGCCGCCGCGCGACGTCGCGCACCAGATCCTCGACGAACTTCGGATTTTCGTACGCGCGCTCGGTGACGAACTTCTCGTCGGGACGCTTGAGGAGGCCCCACAGCTCGCACGACGCCTCTTCCTCCGCAATACGAATCAGATCCTCGACCGGCACGTCGGCCGCGAGCTCCGCGTCGATCGTCACGTGCGAGCGCTGGTTGTGCGCACCGTACTGGGAGATCTTCTTCGAGCACGGGCAAAGGCTCGTCACCGGCACGAGCACCTTCGCGAATACGCGCGTGAGCCCGTCGCGCACGTCGCCCGTCAGCGTCACCTCGTAATCGAGCAGGCTGCGCACGCCCGACACGGGCGCCGTCTTGTTCACGAAGTACGGAAACGACACCTCGATGCGTCCCGCCTGCGCCTCGAGCTTTTCGAGCATCGTCGCGAGCATCGCGCGGAACGCGTCGGCCGTCAGCGGCCCGTCGCTTTCCTCGAGCAGCGCGACAAAGCGCGACATATGCGTGCCCTTCTGATCGGCCGGCAGATGCACGTCGAGATTCCAGGTGCCGACGGTAGCCTGCGTCTCGCCCTCGGCGGTGCGCACCGTCAGCGGATGGCGGACCGCGCGCACGCCGACGCGCTGGATCGGCATCTGCCGGGTATCGACCGTGCTTTGCACGTCGGGCATCACGAATTCGGGATTCATCAGGTTCATCTTGTTCGATCCTTGTAGGGTCGCGCGGCGCGACATCGCCCTATGCCGCCCGACCTGCCGGAAATGCAACATGGGCCCGCAGGCCCATGCATTCGAGGGAACGCCGCCGCGCGGCGGCCTGACGCGACGGTTATGCGACGCGCTTCGCCGGACTCGCGACGCTCGCCGTATGGTTCAGGAAGCGTTCGCGAATCGAGTTCGCGATGCCGTCGCTGTCGAGGCCGCACATCGACAACAGCTTCGCCGGATCGCCGTGATCGACGAAGCGGTCCGGCAGGCCGAGCTGCAGCACCGGACGGACCACGCCGCTTTCCATCATCGCCTCGACGCACGCGGAGCCCGCGCCGCCCATCACGCAGCCTTCCTCGACGGTGACGAGGTAGTCGTGCGTCTGCGCGAGCTCCCGCACGAGCTCGGCGTCGATCGGCTTCACGAAGCGCATGTTCGCGACGGTCGCGTCGAGCGCCTCGGCCGCCGCGATCGACGGCGCGACCATCGTGCCGAACGCGAGAATCGCGATGCGCTTGCCGTCCGGCTGCGACGTGCGACGGCGCACTTCGCCCTTGCCGAGCGGAAGCTCCGTGAACGCCTTGACGGTTGCAACGCCCGTGCCCGCGCCACGCGGATAGCGAACCGCGGTCGGGTTCGGCTGTTGCAGCGCGGTGTACAGCATCTGGCGGCACTCGTTCTCGTCCGACGCGGCCATCACCGTCATGTTCGGGATGCAGCGCAGGAACGCGAGATCGTATGCGCCGGCGTGCGTCGCGCCGTCCGCGCCGACGAGGCCCGCGCGGTCGATCGCGAACACGACGGGCAGGTTCTGCAGCGCGACATCGTGAATCAACTGATCATAGGCGCGCTGCAGGAACGTCGAATAGATCGCGACCACGGGCTTGAGTCCCTCCGTCGCGAGGCCGCCCGCGAACGTCACCGCGTGCTGCTCGGCGATGCCGACGTCGTAGTAGCGCTCCGGGAAGCGCTTCTCGAACTCGACCATGCCCGAGCCTTCGCGCATCGCGGGCGTGATGCCGACCACGCGCGCATCGAGTTCCGCCGCGTCGCACAGCCATTCGCCGAACACCTGCGTGTAGGTCTTCTTCGCGGGCGTCGTCGACGGCTTGATGCCTTCCGCCGGGTTGAACTTGCCGGGCCCGTGATAGAGCACCGGATCGGCCTCGGCGAGCTTGTAGCCCTGGCCCTTCTTCGTCACGACGTGCAGGAACTGCGGCCCGCGCAGCTCCTTGATGTTCTGCAGCGTCGGGATCAGCGAATCGAGATCGTGGCCGTCGATCGGCCCGATGTAGTTGAAGCCGAATTCCTCGAAGAGGGTGGCCGGCACGACCATGCCCTTCGCATGCTCCTCGAGCTTGCGCGCGAGCTCGAGCACGGGCGGCGCGACGCTCAGCACGCGCTCGACGCCCGCGCGCGCGGCCGCATAGAAGCGGCCCGACATCAGCCGCGCGAGATGGCGGTTCAGCGCGCCGACGGGCGGCGAGATCGACATGTCGTTGTCGTTCAGGATCACGAGGAGCTTCGCATCCTCGGACACGCCCGCGTTGTTCATCGCCTCGAACGCCATGCCGGCCGTCATCGCGCCGTCGCCGATCACCGCGATCGAGAAGCGGTCGTCGCCGTTCAGCTTGCTGCCGATCGCCATCCCGAGCGCGGCCGAGATCGACGTGCTCGAGTGCGCGGTGCCGAACGTGTCGTATTCGGATTCCGAACGGCGCGGAAAACCCGAGATGCCGCCGAGCTGGCGCAGCGTCTTCATCCCGTCGCGGCGGCCCGTCAGGATCTTGTGCGGATAGGTCTGGTGACCGACGTCCCACACGATCCGGTCATCCGGCGTATCGAACACGTAATGCAGCGCAATCGTCAGCTCGACCGTGCCGAGATTGGACGACAAATGGCCGCCCGTCTTCGACACGCTGTCGAGGACGAACGCGCGCAGCTCGTCGGCGAGCGGCTGCAGTTGGCGACGATCGAGACGGCGCAGGTCCGCCGGGTCGTCGATGGTTTTCAGCAAGTCGTACATCGTCGTTCCATTGTAGGAAAACAAACGCGCCCGCACTTCTTGCGCGCACCACCCGTAGCGTGGGCGCGGCGGCGGGCTTTCGCGTCAGCTAACCCGGTTCACCACCAGGTCCGCCAGTTCGGCCAGGCGCTGCGCGCGCGCGCCGAACGGCTCGAGCGCGGCGTGCGCATCGGCGCGCAGTTGCGCGGCAAGCGCACGCGACGCGTCGAGGCCGATGATCGACACGTAGGTCGGCTTGTCGTTCGCCGCGTCCTTGCCGGCCGTCTTGCCGAGCGTCGCGGAATCGGTGGTGACGTCGAGAATGTCGTCCACCACCTGGAACGCGAGGCCGACGGCCGCCGCATAGGCGTCGAGCGCGCGCATCGCGTCGCCGGACGGCGTCTCGCCCGCGAGCGCGCCCATGCGCACCGACGCGCGCAACAGCGCGCCCGTCTTCATCCGGTGCATCGTCTCCAGCGCGTCGCGCGTGAGCGCCACGCCGACGCTCGCGAGATCGATCGCCTGGCCGCCCGCCATGCCGATCGAGCCGCTCGCGAGCGCGAGCTCGCACACGAGCGCGGCCTGCCGGTCAGCCGGCAGCGCGGCGGCGTCGGTCAGCGCGACGAAGGCCTGCGACTGCAGCGCATCGCCGACGAGGAGCGCGGTCGGCTCGTCGTACTTGACGTGGACAGTCGGCTTGCCGCGACGCAGCGCGTCGTCGTCCATGCACGGCATGTCGTCGTGCACGAGCGAATACACGTGAATCATCTCGAGCGCCGACGACGCGGCGTTCAACGCCGCCTCCGACGCACCCGTGAGCTCGCCCGCCGCATGGCACAGCAGCGGACGCACCCGTTTGCCGCCCCCGAGCACCGCATAGCGCATCGCTTCGTGCAGTTGCGCGGGCGCCACAGTCTCAGCCGGCAAATAATGGCCGAGGGCCGTCTCGACACGCTCGAGCACCGAGCGCATCCATTGGTCGAATGTCATAGATCGTCGTCTTCGCCGTCCGCGGCGGCCGTTCCTGCGGAAAGCGGCTTGAGCGCGGCGCCGTCGAGCACGCGCACCTGCTGCTCCGCTTTTTCCAATTGTTGTTGGCAAAATGCAACGAGCGCCGCGCCGCGACGGTACGCCGCAAGCGAATCCTCGAGGCTCAGCGTCCCGCCCTCCATTCGGGCGACGAGCGCCTCCAGTTCCGCGAGCGCCATCTCGTAGTTTTCCGGCAGCGGGCCGGAACCGGGGTCGGACGCGGACGCGCCTGGGGTTGCGGTTTTCGCCATGGACGGGGTGTCAAAATTCAAAACAAGTCGGACATTCTACGGCAAAAGAGAATTTTCCGACCTGCCGACTTGGCTTCACGGGGCCTGCACGCGCCGCGCCGCGTGTGCAATTCGCACGGAACGCATTCCTATTCCGGGGGAAATTTGACACAAATCAGTCACTTATCCCACCCCAAGGAAGCCGATCCAGGTATAATCGCCGGTTCCCCTAAATCGAATTTTCGATGGTTGGGTTGTTCACTGCTTTCACGCTTTCACCGGGAGTGGGAATGTCCAATCTGAGCGACGCACTGCAATTGAAGTCGGCACATAGCCAGCTTCCCGTCACCGCTTATTTCGATGAGGCGCTCCTCGCGCGCGAAATCGAAACACTTTTCAAGAAAGGACCTCGCTACGTCGGGCACGAGTTGATGGTGCCCGAAGCGGGAGACTATTTTGCGCTGCCTTCCGAAAACGAAGGCCGCGTGCTGGTACGCAACCAGGCCTCGCAGATCGAGCTGCTCTCGAACGTGTGCCGCCACCGCCAGGCGATCATGCTGAACGGCCGAGGGCACGCGCGGAACATCGTCTGCCCGCTGCACCGCTGGACCTACGATCTCGAAGGCCAGTTGCTCGGCGCGCCGCATTTTCCGGACAAGCCCTGTCTGAACCTGCACGCGACGCCGCTGCAGGACTGGCAGGGCCTGCTGTTCGAAGCCGAGGGCCGCGACGTCGCGCACGATCTCGCGGAGCTCGGCACGAAGCATCACTTCGACTTTTCGGGCTACCAGTTCGATCACGTCGAGATCCACGAGTGCAATTACAACTGGAAGACCTTCATCGAGGTCTACCTCGAGGACTACCATGTCGTGCCGTT from the Burkholderia humptydooensis genome contains:
- the folE2 gene encoding GTP cyclohydrolase FolE2, which produces MNLMNPEFVMPDVQSTVDTRQMPIQRVGVRAVRHPLTVRTAEGETQATVGTWNLDVHLPADQKGTHMSRFVALLEESDGPLTADAFRAMLATMLEKLEAQAGRIEVSFPYFVNKTAPVSGVRSLLDYEVTLTGDVRDGLTRVFAKVLVPVTSLCPCSKKISQYGAHNQRSHVTIDAELAADVPVEDLIRIAEEEASCELWGLLKRPDEKFVTERAYENPKFVEDLVRDVARRLDADERIVAYVLEAENFESIHNHSAYALIERDKRRGA
- the dxs gene encoding 1-deoxy-D-xylulose-5-phosphate synthase, with the protein product MYDLLKTIDDPADLRRLDRRQLQPLADELRAFVLDSVSKTGGHLSSNLGTVELTIALHYVFDTPDDRIVWDVGHQTYPHKILTGRRDGMKTLRQLGGISGFPRRSESEYDTFGTAHSSTSISAALGMAIGSKLNGDDRFSIAVIGDGAMTAGMAFEAMNNAGVSEDAKLLVILNDNDMSISPPVGALNRHLARLMSGRFYAAARAGVERVLSVAPPVLELARKLEEHAKGMVVPATLFEEFGFNYIGPIDGHDLDSLIPTLQNIKELRGPQFLHVVTKKGQGYKLAEADPVLYHGPGKFNPAEGIKPSTTPAKKTYTQVFGEWLCDAAELDARVVGITPAMREGSGMVEFEKRFPERYYDVGIAEQHAVTFAGGLATEGLKPVVAIYSTFLQRAYDQLIHDVALQNLPVVFAIDRAGLVGADGATHAGAYDLAFLRCIPNMTVMAASDENECRQMLYTALQQPNPTAVRYPRGAGTGVATVKAFTELPLGKGEVRRRTSQPDGKRIAILAFGTMVAPSIAAAEALDATVANMRFVKPIDAELVRELAQTHDYLVTVEEGCVMGGAGSACVEAMMESGVVRPVLQLGLPDRFVDHGDPAKLLSMCGLDSDGIANSIRERFLNHTASVASPAKRVA
- a CDS encoding polyprenyl synthetase family protein; the protein is MTFDQWMRSVLERVETALGHYLPAETVAPAQLHEAMRYAVLGGGKRVRPLLCHAAGELTGASEAALNAASSALEMIHVYSLVHDDMPCMDDDALRRGKPTVHVKYDEPTALLVGDALQSQAFVALTDAAALPADRQAALVCELALASGSIGMAGGQAIDLASVGVALTRDALETMHRMKTGALLRASVRMGALAGETPSGDAMRALDAYAAAVGLAFQVVDDILDVTTDSATLGKTAGKDAANDKPTYVSIIGLDASRALAAQLRADAHAALEPFGARAQRLAELADLVVNRVS
- a CDS encoding exodeoxyribonuclease VII small subunit, whose product is MAKTATPGASASDPGSGPLPENYEMALAELEALVARMEGGTLSLEDSLAAYRRGAALVAFCQQQLEKAEQQVRVLDGAALKPLSAGTAAADGEDDDL
- a CDS encoding aromatic ring-hydroxylating oxygenase subunit alpha, translating into MSNLSDALQLKSAHSQLPVTAYFDEALLAREIETLFKKGPRYVGHELMVPEAGDYFALPSENEGRVLVRNQASQIELLSNVCRHRQAIMLNGRGHARNIVCPLHRWTYDLEGQLLGAPHFPDKPCLNLHATPLQDWQGLLFEAEGRDVAHDLAELGTKHHFDFSGYQFDHVEIHECNYNWKTFIEVYLEDYHVVPFHPGLGSFVSCDDLKWEFGEWYSVQTVGVHNALAKPGSPTYQKWHDQVLRYRDGTPPEFGAIWMVYYPGLMIEWYPHVLVVSWLIPRGPQKTTNIVEFYYPEEIALFEREFVEAERAAYMETAIEDDEIALRMDAGRRALMERGESQVGPYQSPMEDGMQHFHEFLRRQLGAI